In a single window of the Drosophila subpulchrella strain 33 F10 #4 breed RU33 chromosome X, RU_Dsub_v1.1 Primary Assembly, whole genome shotgun sequence genome:
- the LOC119557608 gene encoding protamine-like protein 99C: protein MKERGAVMKSAPEEFESKSHGDSPDQSEREKRSSVRSPYARERESRNRKERKPSKSIKKLVKKKAGPPSFLPKNRGFIPFMRRFQRMNKELAPNDLLKNATSIWCRLHGSQRKKVWGPL from the exons ATG AAGGAACGTGGGGCCGTTATGAAAAGTGCACCTGAAGAGTTTGAGAGTAAGTCCCATGGGGACAGCCCCGATCAATCTGAGCGGGAGAAACGTAGTTCCGTTCGCTCTCCTTATGCCCGTGAAAGGGAGTCCAGGAACAGAAAGGAAAGGAAGCCATCTAAATCAATCAAGAAGCTCGTCAAAAAGAAAGCCGGACCTCCTTCTTTTCTGCCAAAGAATCGCGGCTTTATACCCTTCATGCGCAGGTTTCAAAGGATGAATAAGGAATTGGCCCCAAAtgatcttttaaaaaatgcaactAGTATTTGGTGCCGCCTGCATGGGAGCCAGCGCAAAAAAGTTTGGGGGCCCCTTTG A
- the LOC119557474 gene encoding protamine-like protein 99C isoform X1: MDGKKIEMETCKPNYKFQSTINGYLNFLSEFKKRFCGIFPHDLIRFGAREWNQLTLQEKERFINMKEPGAVMKSAPEEFESKSHGDSPDQSERQKSIRIRSPYARERESRNRKERKPSKSIKKLVKKKAGPPSFLTKNRGFIPFMRRFQRMNEDLAPNDLLKNATSIWCRLHGSQRKKVWGPL, translated from the exons ATGGACGGAAAAAAGATAGAAATGGAAACATGTAAACCAAATTACAAGTTCCAAAGTACAATCAATGGGTACCTTAACTTCCTTAGCGAGTTCAAAAAGCGATTTTGCGGAATTTTCCCACATGACTTGATACGTTTCGGAGCTAGGGAATGGAACCAGTTGACCCTCCAAGAAAAGGAACGCTTTATAAACATG AAGGAACCTGGGGCCGTTATGAAAAGTGCACCTGAAGAGTTTGAGAGTAAGTCCCATGGGGACAGCCCCGATCAATCTGAGCGGCAGAAGAGTATTCGAATTCGCTCTCCTTATGCCCGTGAAAGGGAGTCTAGGAACAGAAAGGAAAGGAAGCCATCTAAATCAATCAAGAAGCTCGTCAAAAAGAAAGCCGGACCTCCTTCTTTTCTGACAAAGAATCGCGGCTTTATACCCTTCATGCGCAGGTTTCAAAGGATGAATGAGGACTTGGCCCCAAAtgatcttttaaaaaatgcaactAGTATTTGGTGCCGCCTGCATGGGAGCCAGCGCAAAAAAGTTTGGGGGCCCCTTTG A
- the LOC119557474 gene encoding protamine-like protein 99C isoform X2 — protein sequence MDGKKIEMETCKPNYKFQSTINGYLNFLSEFKKRFCGIFPHDLIRFGAREWNQLTLQEKERFINMEPGAVMKSAPEEFESKSHGDSPDQSERQKSIRIRSPYARERESRNRKERKPSKSIKKLVKKKAGPPSFLTKNRGFIPFMRRFQRMNEDLAPNDLLKNATSIWCRLHGSQRKKVWGPL from the exons ATGGACGGAAAAAAGATAGAAATGGAAACATGTAAACCAAATTACAAGTTCCAAAGTACAATCAATGGGTACCTTAACTTCCTTAGCGAGTTCAAAAAGCGATTTTGCGGAATTTTCCCACATGACTTGATACGTTTCGGAGCTAGGGAATGGAACCAGTTGACCCTCCAAGAAAAGGAACGCTTTATAAACATG GAACCTGGGGCCGTTATGAAAAGTGCACCTGAAGAGTTTGAGAGTAAGTCCCATGGGGACAGCCCCGATCAATCTGAGCGGCAGAAGAGTATTCGAATTCGCTCTCCTTATGCCCGTGAAAGGGAGTCTAGGAACAGAAAGGAAAGGAAGCCATCTAAATCAATCAAGAAGCTCGTCAAAAAGAAAGCCGGACCTCCTTCTTTTCTGACAAAGAATCGCGGCTTTATACCCTTCATGCGCAGGTTTCAAAGGATGAATGAGGACTTGGCCCCAAAtgatcttttaaaaaatgcaactAGTATTTGGTGCCGCCTGCATGGGAGCCAGCGCAAAAAAGTTTGGGGGCCCCTTTG A
- the LOC119558391 gene encoding serine/threonine-protein kinase DCLK2-like: protein MSEKEKCVQARRMQRRPLKALRVCFLRNGDRHFAGLNMAISRTHNKDFQALLEQVTETMRRHVVLRSAIKTILHLDGTALKSVSCIGEGDILICCCQYEEMIRIEYCVNKDFQRQRVLQTRCDERRIYGDTLERVKPTDLPDTIRQHIKHLQPLMQTPRTVIFRGYARSNGTKRIVKMVNKQYMDYNSDDPYLEVEVLRMLRSHPNIVEMMYSLKDERHLYMVMEFVEWDVDEVIQVYGPMSVANARKVMKDTTAGLKHIMEMKLIHRDIKPANMLMKYSTETGVEAVKITDFGMAVFYKGDKLYSCCGTPGYMAPEMIGECGYDFQADAWSLGATLFHMLYDQLPFANDYQTIPEIYAAILKGGPSYPEEMQKDTDPEAKDLIEGLLAMKPRNRLTIDEVLKHPFIDQ from the coding sequence ATGTCAGAAAAAGAAAAGTGTGTGCAAGCCAGGCGGATGCAACGCCGCCCCCTGAAGGCGTTGCGGGTGTGCTTCCTTCGCAACGGAGACCGTCACTTCGCAGGCCTCAACATGGCCATCTCGAGGACCCATAACAAGGACTTTCAGGCCCTGCTGGAGCAGGTTACCGAGACCATGCGACGCCACGTGGTCCTGCGATCGGCCATCAAGACCATCCTGCACCTGGATGGAACTGCCCTGAAATCGGTGAGCTGCATTGGCGAGGGCGACATACTGATCTGCTGCTGCCAGTACGAGGAGATGATTCGCATTGAGTACTGTGTGAACAAGGACTTTCAGAGGCAGCGGGTCCTGCAGACCCGCTGCGACGAACGAAGGATCTACGGCGATACCCTGGAGAGGGTCAAGCCAACGGATCTGCCCGATACCATTCGGCAGCATATTAAGCACCTGCAACCCCTGATGCAGACCCCAAGGACGGTGATCTTCCGTGGATATGCGAGGAGCAATGGGACCAAGCGCATCGTTAAGATGGTAAACAAGCAGTACATGGACTACAACAGCGATGATCCCTACTTAGAGGTGGAGGTACTACGCATGCTGAGGTCACACCCGAACATCGTGGAAATGATGTACTCCCTGAAGGATGAGAGGCATTTGTACATGGTTATGGAGTTCGTGGAGTGGGATGTCGACGAGGTGATCCAGGTGTACGGACCCATGTCGGTGGCGAATGCCAGAAAAGTGATGAAGGACACGACAGCCGGTTTGAAACACATCATGGAAATGAAACTTATCCATCGGGACATCAAGCCAGCCAACATGCTCATGAAGTATTCAACCGAAACCGGGGTCGAAGCGGTAAAGATCACCGATTTTGGCATGGCCGTGTTCTACAAGGGCGACAAGCTGTACTCATGCTGTGGAACCCCCGGCTACATGGCTCCCGAGATGATTGGCGAATGTGGTTACGATTTCCAGGCGGACGCCTGGTCACTGGGCGCTACCCTCTTCCATATGCTCTACGATCAGCTGCCCTTCGCCAATGACTACCAGACTATCCCGGAGATATATGCGGCCATCTTGAAAGGTGGACCCAGCTATCCCGAGGAAATGCAAAAGGACACCGATCCAGAGGCCAAGGATTTGATTGAGGGTCTGCTAGCGATGAAACCCAGGAATAGGCTTACCATCGATGAGGTGCTCAAGCATCCATTTATTGATCAGTAG